tttatgaACAGGACTCCCTCTATTACCCCCAAAAAACTTTAACACTAACAAATAAATCcaattaatgttttattaatttcaTCTTGATCACTGTTTCATACAAAATGCCCATTAACCTGAGACTTTTATGTAACTTGAAGACTTTTTTGGTTCCACTGAGGGTCATAGCCTGAATCAACTCTATTTAATGCTCCCCCTTTAAATGTACTCTTCttgttttattaatatttctgtGTATCTTTTCAGCCTGTTTAGGAAAAGTTCTGTAACTCACACCCTCATCTTTATTCTGAGTACACTGTAATGTTCAGAACAAATGATggaaatgaaaactgaaaaagtttgCATGAAATCGGACTTCGCCCATGGTCTGTcttcagtccagtctgtttgtgtcagtgtttgtgacAACAGACAAATAaagtggttaatcacagttaactcctGATTTAACAAGGGATGGGGGTGGgcggggggcaattactttttcccatagggccagataggtttggattttttccccttaattaataaaatcatcatttattaactgcattttgtatttacttgggttgtgtttataagatgttaaaattggtttgatgatctgaagcatttaagtgtgataaatatgcaaaagaaatcagaaagggggcaaatactttttcacagcactgtacatctATTAGCTCAGAATCAGCACCTGACAGCAAGCAGAGCAGCACCTCTGCAAAATAGCTGAGAAGACTTAGCATTTATTACAGGGCCACTGGATGGGATTTATAGTTGCAGTGTTTTTCACACACTTCCCATGTAAGGATGGCAGATTAAatgaagttttctttcttttccctcAGCCTATGCAGACAGTGGCACACATTCTCTTTCCTTTCACCTGGCGTCTGTGTTTGTTTAACAAACTTCAAAtcctttctcatcactgatttaCCCTGAGAGAGAAGAATTAAAGCATTCTTGGACTGTACATTGCCATAGGTTACATTATAATTGGATATTGAGAGCCTGTAAGCCTTGTTTTGATTGGTTAAGGTCTACACCATTTACAGGAGATATTTTATCCTATTATAGCATCTTCAAACAGagacagtggtgctgctgctagAAACAGCCACGTTTATAGATCTGTAACCACTTACCCAACTAATGCGTATGTCTTTCCATTGGCATCAGGATCTCTGATGGCATTGATAATGGCCTTGGCCACATCCACCACCTGTGAGAGTAAAGAGCCAGTTTAAGAGTTGTGTTATAGCTGTGTCCTTTTTTCTGGGGTAAACATTGAGAAGCAAAGTTTAATTCAAAGATCAACACAGTCACTGCTCAAGTTCCAGCTGTTAGACCTACACAGGAACACTTAACACTAAACTTGTAAAAGTTAACAGATAAAGATTTTCCccaatcatttttttaatttgcaaatccaaaactaaattaaattacCTTAAAttatttcttccactttaacccaatataaatctttgcaaaaaaacacaatcaaaaacaacagaagttgaccaaagtgctgcacaaccaagaataaaaatgtttaaaataatgcaACTGTAAAAAGAggacatcaaaaaaaaaaaaaaaaaagtaaaggagGGGATAAAGGAAATCGCCTattaaaaaaagtgtgtttgttaaaaggtttaatttaaaaacaggcaGTCAGTATTTGAAGTTAACCATTTTGAACATGGACAGATTTAAGTGTAGTTACTTcctcacagaaaacaaaaaaaacttacatAAACAGGCTGCTTTACAGTCTCCTTCCCCAAGCCCATGAGTGGAATAGCATTCCCAAACCAGCGCATGTctgaaaaaagttaaagttatgaTATAAACATAAGCAAAGGAACTCACTAAGGAGACACTAAACAGTAAATACCAAGGCCAAGTTTGCTTATCAAGCAAGTGATTGACAAAAGACAATGAAAAAGAATCCCTCTGAACCACACAGAAAGataatgaatgtgaaatattttgcaactgcataaatattgtGCATACAAGTAAAGTGCAGGTCTTTCTGGttgataaaaagtattcaatacatttttttcctgcattctgatATATTCTTATGTAACAATTTAGGCTTTTTAAGCACAAATTAAGAAAcatttgatctatttttgtgtcttcttatgtcattttgatgaaaaatgctgttctttgttcttctttaaatgaggaaatgtcatcaagttctgataaaactggtgctttagcagcatccaggctaatgtcttctgccataatggcaccggcctcttgttgctccTTGCTTATGTCAGGACTCCGCCGCTCccaaaagcactgcccctcatccctgattggtcctgtcactttgttactgggccaaaacggttcagatgggagttttgAAAGATAGATTCatcagtaagaaacacggaaatgggcaaatccatctgctttgcaaggttaatgatGTCATGAAACTTTGAAAATTACATATAATGGCTAAATATTACGTGAGGTGCTGACATCAAAGCTGGGTACAGCCTTTgtaataaagacacaaagaaaaaaaagcactgatCAGAGTCAGACCATACTTTATCTGCACAACATCCCTTGCAGCCTAAATATCTGATGATTTACCATTGCACTTGCCATTAGGTATACACACAGCAGACCAAAAACTAACTACCAACTTGTCTCAtcattgtcattttaaattattGATTAAACTAAACATAACACACATCGGAAGCATGGTCTATGTGAAATCATTTCAGGGTGGGAAATTATGAATCaatcaaaaaaatcacatcCCTGTGTAGCTGTGACAAAGCACTTTCCAGCTCTGATCTGACAAATAGCAAACCAACATTATGAATTTTATGACATTATGACACACTGTCAGTAGAGACCTACATGTATGACAATATTCAGTAATAGTCTATTACATTTTATTAAGACAGATCTGTGTCTATTTTTGGCATTCAGATTCCAAGTGATAATATTTAAAAGGAGGTGTGGATGCAAGTTAATGCATACTGAAGGATGTTAGATATGCCATTGCTCACACTGcataaacacacattaaagACAATCCCATTAGACCATCTGATCTGCAGCAGTTTGCCATTAAACGATGAGCATGGCTTTGTTTTTATCCACCCTGCCCAGCTTGTAGAAATGAGGATTGTGTCTCTTTTCAGAGATCTGGATATTTAAGCTCAGCTCAGTCATAAAAGCCAGTCTTTCAGCTCAAATTGTACCATTCTGGCTTTTTCCTTACCTATCAAACAATAACAAAGTGGCTCCCTTGGTTCACGTCAAAGACAGCTCTTGAAACCAACTTGTTCACAAATAACACATCAAGACTCAATTGTGACTCCCTCCCTTAACTGTCATCTCTAATCAACCAGTTCCCCATGAGGTTTAGTTGCTAAAAAGTACATCGCTGTTTCCTTGATAGCAAGTTTAAGACAAAAGGAGGGAGGAAAACTGTTAAAGATGTGCCACTGGCTTCTTAGTATTaataatgcaaaacataaaCAGGTCAAATGAGTCTGATCTGACTGTCTTGTTGTCTTACTTGCGTAATAGTTGAAGAATCTGTCTTCCCTCCCAAAGACCTCCGAGGGCTTCATGATGATGGCTTCAGGAAACTCATCCCTCACAGCTGACTCACCCACAAACTACAGTAAGGAAGCAAAAAACACAACCAATGGCTGAATTCATAAAGATTAAACTTCTTTACCCTTTAAGAAACACAACAGTGCCGGGATGAAAATATCCATCAATATCTGCAGAGATCCTTGAAGCAAAAATGGCAGCTCTCTGGTTATGAGGATTCAAATGTCAGTCCAACGTTACACTTTTTAACATTACAGATAAAAGTTGCATgagtaaaacactgacacacTGCAAAGCAAGGATATTATTACTATATTTTACTTTCATGTAGcacttttgttttattgacaaCTGAGTGTTGCCTTAAACTAAGAGTTTAAGGCTGCTGTCCAATAGACAATTACTTCTGAGGACTGATGCCATGCAGTGTGCACAATGACCAACTGAAGAACAGCAGCTGAAAAACAAGGCCTGtttgagaaaaatgtaatgCTAATACTTAATGAGAAACTTCAAAGATACCTTGTTTGTCTGAGTAGGAGATATGAACTGTGCGGAAAAACCGTCTTACCTTGTTCCTCAGGTATTTGGATGGGCTGCGGATATCAGCGTTGAGGTGAGACATGTGGATGAACTTTGTGATGCCAGCCTCTCTGGCTGCCTTGGCAATCTGCTGAGGAATGGTCACAAAGACATCCTCAAAGTGATAGTTCCTAcaaagaaagagggaaaaaatgcatgtttactttttctaaagCTGACGGGTACTCACTGAATACTTGAAGACTGCTCAGACTTCAGGTTTACCTTGTCTCCCACTCTCTACCCACAAGATTGATGACAACGTTGGAGTGCTCCAGCGCCCGTTTGATGGAGTCTTTGTCCCTGGCATCCCACTCCTGCAGCAAGAGGGAACAGACACAGAAAACTTGCACTTGAGTGAAGGCTTGTAGAATAATGATTCTATCATCCATGAGAGCTGCAACATCTCATTAAGACGCTTGTGTGTCTTTCTAGATCTTACCATGAATAGGATTTGCCCAAGATCACCCATGGGCCTCAGGTACATGATGTCATACTGATCACTGCGGTGAGGGATGATGATCTGAGAGCCAATGCGACCTGGAAATCATCAGCAAATTAACATAAAATCAAATCTTTCATCACAAGTAGAGGTGGGTAGTATGATCTGAAATTTATACAACGGTATGCTTCTTTTGCACCTTATGGCAACTGTATAATATTGCTGTATTGCAACATTAAAAGTGCATTAAACTGCATGTTTTAGTGCTACCACTACCACCCTAtatgaaatggaaaactgtttaaaatagcTTCCCATTGTTATATTGTGTTCTTCTAAGAAAACATTTATAGAATTAAAAATTTGTGTGCATGTATAGGCTGTATCTTTAACTCACCCAGCCTGTTGACTACATATCGACCCAGAAAACCTGTGGCACCAAACACAGTTGCTGCTATTCCACTAGAGGAGGAGCGTCCTCCTTTCCCTTTGGGGATGACTGCATGGTGCAGCTTCCTCTGCTGGACTGTGGAGGCCGAGGCAGCTGACAGAACAGCAGGGCAGCAGCTACCTGTTgagaagaaaggaaagaagTACAGTTTAATCAGCAGCAAGTGAGAATTGCAGTGCTTATTTTCAACACGATAATTTGTTAGAGCATCTTGCTTtaacttaaaaagaaataaataaccCCTTTcattaattaacattttttctgaaactttatttttattcaaggtTTGCCTTTATAggtttagttgatgaaaactaattaacattttagaccagttttAGTCCTCAAAAATGCCCTTACAGTTTAGTCAAAACTtaagtccaaacatttattgtCTTTGCTAGTTCACACAGAACATAGAACACACAGTTCATACGTGTGTGTTCTATGTATGCTGCAAAACCTGGGATCGTTGCTTAGAGGCAGAAGAGCCACAGATATGTcgtgttttgacagatttacccacagtggagaaatatcatggattatgAGTGTCctccaaaaacaaaagaacattttagtctctttttagtctccttgacataaactaaacttacttAAATCTTACCTATGATTTCAATCAGCTAGTCATAGTCCAGTCCTTTTCATTGAAAAAGGGAgacaacaaaatatttttagtaatggttttattaaaaaaaaattaccattGCATTATGCGGATAGATGCTGGAAGATCAGTGTGCTCAGTGTAATGTTGTTCAAACAGCATGACTGCAGATGCTATTTTACTAAGACAGTAGTGAATAAACTGGCATTCTAAAATGATGCCACAAGGCATGGTTGAACATAGCACACCAGTGTTATCATGGCATCACAATTTATAACAATAATTTTATTCTAgtaaaaaaatttcaaataattttaacaGCTTTGACTTTTAAGGGTTTGTACCAAATGTTAGAAAAAGTTGCAGTGTTTCATTTGTATTGGTTAATCCCTCTCCTATATTGTCTGTTATAATAGGATGGCTTTTTAACGGCAGTTACTCTTTGTACTAtaatttgaatgaaaataatGGAAACAGTCTCATTTAAAACTTGTGGTATTGATCAGTATCTCTCATTTATACCTTACACTTACATTTTGTGGCACTTATATCCTATTTAATAACATTTTGTCACTCAAAATAGGCATGCTTCACACAAACTGTAGACTTCTTTCTGAATTACATTTGTATCCTGTGATTTTAAATAGCAGCATTCAGTAAATAAGTGTACAAGAccttaaatatgaaaa
The sequence above is a segment of the Cheilinus undulatus linkage group 9, ASM1832078v1, whole genome shotgun sequence genome. Coding sequences within it:
- the ndufa9a gene encoding NADH dehydrogenase [ubiquinone] 1 alpha subcomplex subunit 9, mitochondrial, translating into MAAAALVSRPASALPRISSSCCPAVLSAASASTVQQRKLHHAVIPKGKGGRSSSSGIAATVFGATGFLGRYVVNRLGRIGSQIIIPHRSDQYDIMYLRPMGDLGQILFMEWDARDKDSIKRALEHSNVVINLVGREWETRNYHFEDVFVTIPQQIAKAAREAGITKFIHMSHLNADIRSPSKYLRNKFVGESAVRDEFPEAIIMKPSEVFGREDRFFNYYANMRWFGNAIPLMGLGKETVKQPVYVVDVAKAIINAIRDPDANGKTYALVGPNRYLLHDLVEYIYAVAHRSFVPYPLPRPLYHMAAQFFALNPFEPWTSPDKIERFHLTDKKYPGLPGLEDLGITPTSVEQKAIEVLRRHRRFRYLEADLDETKPAKTVNY